ACTAACCTATGTCCAGGGACCGACCGAGTACAGTGCCACCGGCCCGCCGCATACTAACTCCTCGATACAGTCGCGGTAGTGTGTTAGCTCCTCGTGTGACAATACCGACCAAGCGGTGAAAGTTACCTGTATAACTAACCTATGTCCAGGGACCGATGTACGGTGCCAGCGGCCCGCCGCATGCTAACTCCTCGATACAGTCGTGGCAGTCTGTCAGCTCCTCTTGTGACAATACCGACCAAGCGGTGAAAGTTACCTGTATAACTAACCTATGTCCAGGGACCGATGTACGGTGCCAGCGGCCCGCCGCATGCTAACTCCTCGATACACTGGCGGCAGTGTGTCAGCTCTTCGCAATATCGACCAAGCGGTGAAAGTTTCCTGTAAAACTAACCTATGTCCAGGGACCTATACCGGTACCGGTTACCAATATGTATAAGGGTATTGGGTATTTGATAGAAAAACCTTATTAGTTCGAAAACCGCACGAAAGGGTAACCAAATCAATTTCGGGTAAGAGCTTACTATAGCTTCCATATTATtaaaaggctgctatttaactgatcaccagatttagtaaaatttaataccaaaaaaatctattttaccaccctaaaatcatgaatgatcaccaaaattataacaccattttaatgtgaaatgattaccaattttattacattttactatccttttaaaggaaatgacaccaaactaatcattattaacccaaaaatagtcaatgattaccaaatttcaaaccccattttaatgtgaaatgataaccaaatttttacatcttgctatcctattaaagaaaatgacaccaaaataatcattgtaaacccaaaaataggaaatgaccaccaaaattagaactccattttaatgtaaaatgataaccaaatttttaaatcttgctatcctattaaagcaaatggctccaaaataatcattgtaaacgcaaaaatagtaaatgatcacaaaaattgtaaccacatttcaattaaaaatgtgcaaacatttaatatatcgttatcctattaaattaattaatccacttcgtcacctttttctagtagcattttatttctgtaacagtcgcagttctaacctaacctaacccacttttctagtagcattttgtttctgtaagggtcgcagttcaaacctaacctaacccacttttctagtagcatttcgtttctgtatgggtcgcagttcaaacctaacctaacccacttttctagtagcatttcttttctgtaagggtcgcagttcaaacctaacctaacccacttttctagtagcgtttcgtatctgtatgggtagcaggtgaaacttaaacctaacctacttttctagtaccatttcgtttctggaagggtcgcagtgctaacctaacctaacccacttaactcaTAGCAGttaaacttacttttctagtagcataacgaaatgctactagaaaagtagattaggttaggtaggtatgcggtgcgggctacggggggttgagcgggaggggctagttattttggcatcagtttactttatttggtaatatatatacattttttggtaatcatagtggtttatttaggtgaaaatatcgcattaatttggtcttcaagatttggtgatcattaatgatttttggtgatcattcaatatatttggtatttgaatacaatttgaagtgcagtcgtaattaaagtggtggtacttttgtatttttaggccttatttttttggtgttcagtatttttttttggtaagcatgatttttttatttagggtaccaaagtattttttggtggtcattatatttgtagccttattaaaattcttaaaaaaacatatcaTGCGTATTTAGACCGCGACTTTTTAAATCTGTGGCAAAGACACTACTACGCGAAAAAAAGACGGCAAAGggtagtttgacgtttaaaataacacgtttgcacagtctgtgctatcaaaatcgctgcctacttagcttggtctaactctaaggcccacttgcaccatcccactagcccagggttaaaccgttaacccagtgtcaaattgtactggtaaccatggtaactccaggtttaaccggctaACTCCGGGTTactgaatggtgcaagtggcccttgaCACTATTAAGAAAGTCTGTACCGACCTActagaaaaaaaaccggacaaatgcgaatcggactcgcccaccgagggttccgtactttttagtatttgttgttatagcggcagcagAAATACATTTTCTGGGAaattttcaactgcctagctatcacggttcatgagatacagcctggtgacagacggacggacggacagacagcggagtcttagtaatagggtcccgtttttaccctctgggtacggaaccctaaaaacgaactacGGCGAAACAATAGTGgcaacgccatttgactttttaattattaaataagatattaaataatataaacgcaaaatcatatttttgagACATTTATTTTGACACTTAAGAATACACTCAGACTTTGCATCTAAAAATAGTTCATTACTTAACTATTCCCAAACTTTAGAAGGTTACAATCTAAAATACAGGATGTCCATTAAAatagatatatgtataagtatacacaggttggccaaaaaataagtgcattcccgttgccagggagattttgggattatactgagcttttactatgggaccaaccccgaaatcgcgaaaaaaaatatttaccctcccatagaaaatatttatccCGTATTTGATACCATTTCCAAACCCAGCTGGAATACTGGTACcgttattaactttattaagtattataagtatattttgataattttgtaactttttgtaAGTAGATAGTTTTGAATCTGTACACAACGAATGACTTTACATCTATAATGACTAtgaagcctcctccacactcgtgcgcgaatcgcggcgcaaagccgcgaacgtgagtgtggaatcctgaacgcagacctgcgaaatcgactccacactcgcgttcgcggcttcgcccgcgattcacgcgcatagtctggagggggcttaataaGCAGTAGTTACATCAACATTTAAAAAGCGCGATGAAATATAATACCGCCATCTAGTGACATCGAACTTTATTAACCGTCGCTAGTCTCTCGAAACTTTTACATGAATTGGCCAAGCCGTTTTGGAGACAAACATGGAACATTTATTCGTgtatacaaacacacaaacaactTGTCAGCCTAAAACATCCTAAAATGCTCCGTTCCCTTCCCTTTTTTTTAGTGCTccgtaccacagaataaataaaagtactaggtacagaagattcactctctaaaggggcccactgattaccagttcgcgaGACGAtttcagcctgtcagttagtcgcaaaagttgacagttccgaacaactgacaggctgatatcgtccggcgaactggtaatcagtgggccccttaacaaaacgcgtctattacgacagatatgaccgctaggtggcgcaagcgcgagcaagcgtccgttccatagcggtgcgtgGCAACTACTaatgctagacaccaaaattggtgtgggccgtgtgtacttgtagcgacgcgacgacaTCGCGGAGTGAGCCTCGCCTGCCCGTACAAAGCTTTGTTCACGGAGCAGTTATAGGATTACTTCAGTCTAGCAAATCGCTTAAATGTGTATATTATTATGAGCGATAATGCAACTTTCGATGGGTAATATCAGGAGTGAACTATCTGAAACTAAACTTGGAGCAGAGGATATATGATTTCATTGGTAAAggtttaaaattacacttaaGTCAAGGCTcgaaaccggttttttttttaatcctaaaatagttcaatatttttaattattttatgttctTCACAATCTTCACGTGGGACTGAattatgtatttaggtaacaacttcgtactattagattgtcccattaaaaatgaaaatataaacCAAAGAACCAAAAAGAACGTagtaataccggtattttttatatgaagaaaacaccggttccgagccttaaGTATCTCCTAAAACAAAAAATGCTTCGCatgtaaaattaattataatacttatctACTTAAACGTAAATTATACAATTAGGTTTAAACCATCAAAATGCTTCATTAAATAACTATGttatattataaactgaaataaatgtcatatactaagaataagtttttggcaaaaatttcatttttggtacaagcttttatcgctgactgtacttttcttacgacagacaattctaaaaacccctaacacaattaggttgcgctgtttcatcacagagttcctatggccacctcctgtctccatcatcagatcagctcgatggtaccataatattgcattgtcatccgatttatacatgcatgcaaaatttcagctcaatcggaaaccgggaagtggatcaaatttaacttgcaagatttgattacagacagacaacggtcaggtgaaactaaataaaagcttgtaaaaagtgacccaggctggaatcgaaccagcgtcctctgctatcacGGCAGGTgcctggaggccttggtcactttttcttagtatatgacatttataacagtttataatttactcgtatatagtagtgtttctacttgaaataaaaacaaattaaaatacttacatattatctgaaaataatttgattttttcTAATACTTCTAGTAGTTATATTATATTCTAGCTTACCGTGTAgaattacaaatatatttttaaaatctaagcgtaaataaatattaattaatattataacaagcaaaatatatcacatacttattcaaaacagtatttctatagtctgtatctttaggtattcaaataaaagtaaacaaacaatttgtaaattttcgggtagttataacatttattggttaaccgaccaattacaaaccgcctggatcagtcactgaacgacctgactttaacctacattatttgatcatgtaatgttttcatctaccctcaactggcttaggtgttgtgcacaaatcacgcgaggtgttttcggctactttttgaccccccctcccccttggtggtatttggtgaggtttttggctacccccacacaacctcacgagtatttttttgaaattttttcattcgacctaattttaagatatagatggtcaagcaaatcttgtcagtagaaaaaggcgcgaaattcaaattttctatgagacgatatcccttcgcgcctacatttttcaaatttgccgcctttttctactgacaagatctgcttgaccaactataaataGTATTCTATATAGAAAATCTcgtttatttttgaattttcgttaaatagactcgctattttgaagtgcagagtgaagatttatgtttaacgaaaccgagaaaagtatctactcatgtgataggttttttttttcttagtttcgttcactgtagaaaaatatacgtgaggtttccttataccccccccccccccccctccccaacgtgatctatcgtgattttttcgtgatccccctccccctatcgaacctcgcgtgatttgtgcacaagcccttaacgaaccatttgagggtagattttgtttacttttatttaaataggtacctaaacataCAGAGTATAATTGTAACATAACGTACGAACATTaccctgttcctatctctatcgcacgcgcatgaTTATAATGTTGTCCCGGTTGCGCAATGGCATTGACCGCCGGCATCATCGGCGAGACAGCAATATATTTACGcgtgtgcgatagagataggaaatagcgggtcaatgtacgaaattctttgtGCTTCGCGTCCTTACTTTATCCAATATCTTTGTTTACCAAAGAGCATTCGATTTAATAAGGTACTAAAAGAAATCTAACTTTATACATTATaagccaattaaaaaaaaacaggcaacagaaatacatcatctgtgaacatttcaccACGATTCATgagacagcctggtgacagacagacggacagtggagtcttagtaatagggccccgtttttaccctttgggtacggaaccctaaaaacatgcaCATTATCCTTTATAATAAGGAACATACAACTTACTTCAAAACATATAATACATTCCATCCATTTATCGATATGAATTCTTTCATAAATTtcctttacagtacatatggtcctattttcccgcactagtgcgtaaaatagcccTTTTCGtgtgtatgtcaaaagtttaaagggccatatgtactgtaaaacgttgtacgatacacgtgcgaataggtaattcctcttttccgctcttgtatcgtaaataactattgttaaatacattatatatttttaaacgtaGTATTTGCATAAATATGGCGAACTCCCACGTAACAAAATTAACCAGCCAAAAAGCCGCCTCCATacagtcgttttaaaatgagagcgtcacttctattgtatggcggcggctataTTCGTGagtcttaacacattcattgccactaagtgctacaggttacgctcgtagcgcgtagccactgtttcgccgtatggagcgcgtagtcgctacgaacagtgtacccgacagtcgggttcttggccctgaatgtgttaatgcaAGATGCGCCACGTATATTATCAAACGCGGCAGTGTGTTAGGGTGGTATTTCATCTGTCCAATGtaattgcgtctcactctctcattaagcaaaatgtgagacaaaatacacattgaataccacccttacagaATCACACGACGTGTGTTACGGTCGGATGGTTGCGTTTTTATCAACTTTCGTGTCGTACTGCGTTCTCGCTCTTACCTGTCAGAACGTGACACAGGGTGACGATAACACGGCGACCATCATAGCCTGTGCAATACTATGTACTGTAAACTATAGtgtatatggggcattatctatgaaaagggaccttattgtcgatggcgcttacgccgcacagcgtcgctcggcattgtatttatttcGGAGCATCggtaataatggcgtaagcgccatcgataataaggtcccttttcatagataaggtcacatattatcatcatcatagtGAATAAAATCTTATCCAAATTCATTCAGTCTCATTCGATTCCCTTCACAACCCCCTATCACGATTGCTTTCAAAAATAGGGTGAAGGAAATTATATTTTGTCCTGTAGCCACCTTTAACActcattcagggccaagaacccgactgtcgggtacactgttcgtagcgactactcgctacatacggcgaaaccgtggctacgcgctacgagcgtaacccgtagcgcttagtggcaatgaatgtgttaaagggTCTTCCATTCGTTTGTAAACTCAAAATTacatttccatttttttttattccatagTATGTTGGCATATTTCCTATTGAAATAAAGAGATCTTCATTGTGCATATACATTACAATGCTAGTAGTATTGTTGTATGTTAGCTCTTAACCGTCTTCAAGGCTCAAAGAGAATTATCTTTCTTAATACAAGGCTTGTTTTAGCCTTCAACTTTCGAGTCTTCAAGAATTGAGCAAGGCTTAACCCACGACACTACCAgaggggagacactcctgacttcgggcaaactcggctccgttcgtttcagcattgctccgagcaattattagggttggcaccacttgacgtccttttgcgtgtaCAACCACAGAttagataatcacttgaattttgacaaccctaaatagccgaaagggatagtgccattcattagaaagagatagcatgattcgtccctgaatcgctgtcaaacttcggttttgtaggaagtgtcctttctgtacggtagtactattatttattctgtgacactaCTAACTAGGGTATCTGTAGCCTATAGACGACCAGCTTAAACTAGATTCAATCTTTCTTCTCATACTTACTATAAATCACCTCACAATCAGGCCTCAAACTTCTAAAAGCCGCTACACCAGCATCAGTTACATTAGTTTCAGACAAATCTAGGAACTGTAGCAATGGCGCCGACGTCGCTAGGTGATCTAGACTCCTGTCTGTAATAGTCCTGAATCCAGTGACGCTTAGATGCGTAAGAGAAGACCTGTCAGGCCTAGCGCCGGGTACTTGAGCGCCTGGATAAGGTCCATTCGGGCCTATATGGACATAGTTGATATCTTCCCCGTCAGCTCTCCCAAATCTTCGGATAGCGGAGTCTGTTACAAGTGATGACGCGTCTAGATGTGAGCCGGGTGGTGATAGGAATATGTTTCTAGTGTTGTGGTTTAAGTTAGAGTTTCGGTTGAAGGAGACTACGTGTTCGTTGTCCAGGGACAGGCGGTATACTGCGTGGAGGCGTTGGCCCACGTTTACGTATAGCACGTGGTGGCGGGGTTGAGCTTCTTCATCCTGTAATTAAAGACGGGAAATATAATAACCCCCTTATttataaacgtctactaaagttgacaagccaataataatcgtttgtccctttccatcataccaatacgtcggaaagggacaaacgattattatcggcttgtcaactttagtagacgtttatgaataagggggttagtataTATCTCATATCTGAAATCCACATCATATCTGAAAAAACGGTATAAAATGGAAAGTTACCCTTTTAAATTTTCGAGGTGCGTTACaatttggtgccgtgaccaggattctCAATATTGAAATAGGTATCATCCATAAATGACGTCATACATACGTCACACACATTTGGCAACCCACGGTGTGACGTCAAATTTTTGGCAATATTGTTTTCAACGCAATCGGCAATTCAAattagttattattattgtaataaaaatatttttgattaaagCAACGTCAAATTTTTGGCAATATTGTTTTCAACGCAATCGGCAATTCAAattagttattattattgtaataaaaatatttttgattaaagCAATGTTACAAATTTTTCGAAATAAAATTTACATGACTAAAAACTATTATAATTcctaaaaaaacatatctatTGTCAGTAAAATCAGTTACAGATAAAGTTAAAATGAGCTAACATGGAGTTACATTTGGGAATTTTATAGTACTGTACTAACCTCTTGCCCATTCTCTTCTGCCTCTTCTGTCTCATCTTCCTTCTCTTCTTCCGATTCTTTCGAAGTACTAGCCCCTTCATTAACATTAGGCTTGATGAGACACTTCAATggaacatcatcatcatcagaactTGAGCTATCATCATCACGTTTCCTTTTCGAAGGCCCTGGGCTTGGCGAGCCAGTCTTTCGTTTCTGTGCTTTCGACGGTCCGGGGTTCGAATTTGATCTTGATTTCAACACACTAGACGGAGTGATGATATTACAACACGTTTTTGGTGGACTAAGGTTTGGTCGAGGAGTTATTGATATATTAGGAGACATAGATAGACAGGATATTGTTGATCTTTGGTCATTGGAAGAGCTTGGTCGTGTTGGTGAAGCATGTATAACCATAGTTGGACTTGACGATGAGGCTTTTGGTTCATTTGGAGATGCGTTGAATATCGGACTGTCATTGGAGGTCCCAGGTCTTGACCCTGAGGGTCTTGGAGGGTTGGACCTTGGGGTCGATCCTGGGCGAAGCGGTGATGCGTTAATGATCATCGTCGGAGAGCTGAGGACAGTCGGTAATGAGCTGTGGACAAAATATATATCAAAAGATcattaaagttataaaattattgTAAATAAGGGTATTCCACttctccaatttctttgtccaatgtttattttgtatcacattttgcttaatgagagagtgagacgcaatgacattggaccaatatattggacagatggaatatcaCCCTAGGgttgtaaattatttattagacATAAATTACACTGCTGATTAAATACATTAACATTTTAAAGACATTTTGAGCTGAGTTTTGATCGGCAACTGAACAAGTATGGTAAGTAttagcagtggggagacactcctgacttcgggcaaactcggctccattctccatagttattgttttcttctggctggcgcagcgcgccacCAGTGCAGCACGAGGCcgcactggcagggtcgccatgtaggGTTGGGTGTTGAGACAAACAACTAGGTTTGAGTATAAATGTATAATGCATTAAATAACACTTCAAGGCCTTAAATACTATAGTATCTATGTGcatgtatgtgtgtgggtgaggTGTAGTATACACACTATATTATACTAACCTGCTGTAATCCGAAGATGTGCCATTAAGTTTGGCCTGCCAAGTATGATTGTTCTCGTCTGAACACTTTTCAGGAGTATTCGTGTCGTCGTAGTCTGGCTCCTTTAACTTGAAGTACTCTGGTTCCTGAaacataatagggtatttgactgtatttaaaataaattattttggcattttattacatatggccctttaaacttttgacatacgtacgaaaagtgctattttacgcactagtgcgggaaaataggaccataattatgtactgtaatatatttttacagtacatatggttcCATTttctcgcacttgtatcgtaaataactattttgatgTCGTACACACACACCTGGTCCTCCCACTGGTCCTGGAGGCTGGCGGCGGCGGGCGGGGGGTCCCGGTGCTGGTGCGCGTGTTGcgcggggggaggggggggCGGCGCGGGGGACAGCCACAGGCGCCCCAGCGTGGCCAGCCAGCCCAGCGCCGACACCTCGGAGTCGCCCACGGGGGAGCCCCGGAGATCTAGTGACTGAAACGGTAAgcaaataatagttatttgttttacaagggggcaaagttgttatttaaccgctcgtgctaatattgatacccgagcaagcgaaagattccaaaattgaacgagcgtagcgagtggttcgaaaaatggaatcctGAGCGCTGCGAGGATTTCAAAGCACgaaggttaaacaaaatttgcccccgagtgaaacacaaaatttttcaccacaccaacccgaagcaaatattaaatgtaaaatatcaaacaaaatcaaaccaaatcaaatccaaatgaatgtaatGAAGTAttaatcattcaaaatcatcatttaattCAGTCAATTCTACctgcaaacataagaaaacaactcaaaatttgcatttgattaggt
The Cydia splendana chromosome 24, ilCydSple1.2, whole genome shotgun sequence DNA segment above includes these coding regions:
- the LOC134802110 gene encoding uncharacterized protein LOC134802110, with the translated sequence MGSLQAESEEKQEMDDSGCIQDETPPSKRYPNGVQGVQLLDLSDDVLLMILRYLAPRDLRALGYTCPRLGALILDRSLWQTVDGRGQPWGRARLRWYLARALHAGTRELLVSGYAREATDRRGAARGSAVDAGPRAAPLVPSARAARRHARAAGQRLREGGERTRGRARLRWYLARALHAGTRELLVSGYAREARECLGHVNQTREEIEAAKERGDKDNGKEEDNNNQPDERRDTFAAQRVIEVPALGPNAQLYIDDQRSDSPEALAWPRPSDPIISDSTCPGPQFTLTPSTLRQLADTCPTLTSLALEYCNINCNCTSISMFPPTLKKLSLRGSKCYNLPLDRSFLFKIQDSLPDLESLDVSECEWMEPATLLPLSKLPILKHLYARDCLRLTEFVAYASLATRYGFTKLQSLDLRGSPVGDSEVSALGWLATLGRLWLSPAPPPPPPAQHAHQHRDPPPAAASLQDQWEDQEPEYFKLKEPDYDDTNTPEKCSDENNHTWQAKLNGTSSDYSSSLPTVLSSPTMIINASPLRPGSTPRSNPPRPSGSRPGTSNDSPIFNASPNEPKASSSSPTMVIHASPTRPSSSNDQRSTISCLSMSPNISITPRPNLSPPKTCCNIITPSSVLKSRSNSNPGPSKAQKRKTGSPSPGPSKRKRDDDSSSSDDDDVPLKCLIKPNVNEGASTSKESEEEKEDETEEAEENGQEDEEAQPRHHVLYVNVGQRLHAVYRLSLDNEHVVSFNRNSNLNHNTRNIFLSPPGSHLDASSLVTDSAIRRFGRADGEDINYVHIGPNGPYPGAQVPGARPDRSSLTHLSVTGFRTITDRSLDHLATSAPLLQFLDLSETNVTDAGVAAFRSLRPDCEVIYSKYEKKD